The following are from one region of the Cloacibacillus sp. An23 genome:
- a CDS encoding TolC family protein has protein sequence MKLKILPLAAALTLLFSASSFAEPLTIEECLATAMKNNPDLTAALEMLNAERTTINQAAAPGRPQLSAGSSYRRGGSGDDHSGYYDTSIGVDQSISDWGRRETNIRRARLSTDAARADYEETVDTVIQNVYSAYYLLNRAVRDVEIARTRYDNYQKRLDWARSYYEVGTKAKIEVTNAEADLASSKLTLVRAQSSVEQYRAQLANAMGVPLMAITDVVDILDYEEWGIGLDEAVSAAMKERPEIAAKRLRVEYAAENVTLQMKGLSPSLSASAGYAFGDKSYFDTDEWYAQLSLSIPLTDGGLTKSRVEQARAQLRQAEAELTSLENYVTLEVRTAWEDLRQAKESLTSAQEAERAAKATLDLALGRYQAGVGDNLEISDAVDSYAVASTNTVLALYDCKNARLNLEKAIGGLEYGK, from the coding sequence ATGAAATTAAAAATACTGCCTCTGGCGGCGGCTCTGACGCTTCTGTTCTCGGCTTCATCGTTCGCGGAGCCTCTGACGATAGAAGAATGTCTCGCGACCGCGATGAAGAACAACCCGGACCTGACCGCCGCGCTTGAAATGCTTAACGCCGAGCGCACGACGATAAACCAGGCCGCGGCGCCCGGCAGGCCGCAGCTCTCGGCCGGAAGTTCCTACAGACGGGGCGGCAGCGGAGACGACCATTCCGGCTACTACGACACCAGCATAGGCGTAGACCAGTCTATAAGCGACTGGGGACGGCGCGAGACCAACATCCGCCGCGCGCGCCTTTCTACGGACGCGGCCCGGGCGGACTATGAAGAGACCGTGGACACGGTCATTCAGAACGTCTACAGCGCCTACTACCTGCTCAACAGAGCCGTGCGCGACGTCGAGATAGCGCGGACGCGCTACGACAACTACCAGAAACGCCTCGACTGGGCACGTTCGTATTACGAGGTCGGCACGAAGGCCAAGATAGAGGTCACGAACGCGGAAGCCGACCTCGCATCGTCGAAGCTGACTCTGGTCCGCGCGCAGAGTTCCGTTGAACAGTACCGCGCGCAGCTCGCAAACGCGATGGGCGTGCCTCTCATGGCGATAACGGACGTCGTAGACATCCTCGACTACGAGGAGTGGGGGATCGGTCTCGACGAGGCCGTATCGGCGGCGATGAAGGAACGTCCCGAAATAGCGGCGAAAAGGCTGCGCGTCGAATATGCGGCGGAGAACGTCACGCTTCAGATGAAAGGGCTGTCGCCGTCTCTGTCGGCCTCCGCCGGGTACGCCTTCGGCGATAAGTCGTATTTCGACACCGACGAGTGGTACGCGCAGCTCTCTCTCTCGATACCGCTGACGGACGGCGGACTTACGAAAAGCCGCGTCGAGCAGGCGCGCGCGCAGCTCCGCCAGGCCGAGGCCGAGCTCACGAGCCTCGAAAATTACGTTACGCTCGAAGTGCGCACGGCGTGGGAAGATCTGCGCCAGGCCAAAGAATCCCTGACCTCCGCGCAGGAAGCCGAACGCGCCGCCAAAGCGACGCTCGACCTCGCGCTCGGGCGCTATCAGGCAGGCGTCGGCGACAATCTGGAAATATCAGACGCGGTGGACAGCTACGCCGTCGCGTCTACGAACACCGTGCTCGCGCTCTACGACTGCAAGAACGCGCGGCTCAACCTGGAAAAAGCAATAGGAGGGCTGGAATATGGCAAATAA